From the genome of Lytechinus pictus isolate F3 Inbred chromosome 4, Lp3.0, whole genome shotgun sequence:
aattgttcataattgtctaggaatgataactgaagtatttataagtatttttcttcattatgaaagcaaaaggaaacaaagtagtattaagaaatatacaatataaacagaagttttgaatttttagctccccataattttagcacagagttaggctgtggtctaagttaaacccgacttcagaatacgggccatacaGTCGAGCTTACTAAGCATAAAAAGAGTTGTTTTCGCAACTTTCTGTTCAGTATATCAGGGTGATGTATTTCAAGGaattcaaattaattaattgatagtCATCTGtcatttcattccatttcttcattaaaaatatttagtaTGGTTCATATCATCTTTATTCCTCTTTAGCAGCTTGGTATATCATTTGGTATATCAGCTTGGTATTCCATATCCTATGGAATAAACTTCCAAAAGAAATCTGCAATATTTCTTGTCTCACCACTTTCAAAAGTTCTCTGAAAACCTTGTTATTCACACAAGCTTTTAGGTAATTGTTATTCGCCCCCTCTTTTTAGTAGGTTTTCTatctcccttcctttctttttccttttcttttctttattgcgccatgagcatctttttatgatggataccgacgcattacaaatgttcatattattattattattattaatttaaagAATGATTCTGCGTGTAATTACTCTTCTTTATCGATGAAAAACTCACATTTGTTTGAAGTTTGAACCACTGTTGAATCCATTCAAGGTCAGAAGtttataaagaataaaaatggaTTCAAATATCAATGCAAGTATTGATTTTAGCCTGGATTTGTAACTGATTCAGTACTGAAAGAATATATTATGATCAATTCATGTGAAACAATATGAGATGTTTTAATATTCACAAATATTTTCAAGCTttcatgcaataaaaaaaatatgtattcatAATTGATTTGTGTTACTGGTTTTATTGACTTTCATATGATCATGAtgtgtttttttcttatcaTGTTTACGTTTTTACATGCATTTTAATGGAACTTCAAAAAGAGAAACTTCCTGACTACATTAAGTGGAATGAATTTGGCCCATATTGCTATGTCAAATGTGTCTACACACAAGTGGCAATCACACATTCCCAAATAAGATGATGTTTCTGCATGTCAATGTGCTCAGCCAAAGACCATCTTTACTCTGTATTCTAATCCTCTTCATTCATCATGAAAACTAAGAAACTGAATAAATGTGGCCTTTTAAATGGCAAAAATGCTATTattatgtaaacaaagataCAAATTTATCacaatttatgaaatagatggtggaaaatttgataatttactTTCTTTCATAGTAGCTTGCATGTGTCCCTTCGCAagaccaggggagtgtttcaacaacatacagtgtatatttgttccacaagttgtcagatccgacatCTTTCCTAGAccttgattggctgagaggcagtTATTATGGTAACTGCCGTATAAAGCAGGATTTGTTGGATGAaatatccgacaagtcctttcatgaaacgctcccccgatGCAAAAAACATGGCGCGAGTCCACGACTTGGGAAACCCTGGTCGCATTAATGATATGGAATAGTCACAATTATTTGAAGACAGTTTTCTCATTAAGGTGTCTAAGGCAGACTCATGAAAAACTCCACAAAAGTTGTTGCATCATTACCGATTCCTGACTTCTCATAAAAACTAGTCTTCTTATCAAAGGCCACAAACACATCACGGTAAAGGTTAGTTGTTTAACCTTTTGCTGTTTTAGACTTCTCTTTGCCTGTCTCTTCTTTCCTCATCCTGACTTCATGTTGACCTGAATCTTCCCTTCTTAGAGCTCTGTCAAATCCCTCATCTCATAACGATACAAAAGTTGTTGCACCGTGTCCCATTCCTGACTTCTCTCTTGTGGAAACTGGTCTTCCCTTCTTTCCTCTTCTCAGCCTTCCTGAACATTAAGAAACTAAGCTTTTTGCTGTCATGCTTAGCCACCaggtcaaaattcaaacttTCCATCATCTGTTCAAAGAGGGTGTGATCAAAGTAGCGAGAGTTATCCAGGCATGCACGAGGAAGCATAATCTGTGGATAGagtgataaaatgaaaattcaatcaTTAATACAGTGACACACTTAAAActtatttgttttgaaaaatgtgtAGAGATGGAACCCCCCTTACTATAATAAGAAGTCAAAATGTTTGGTTTGAATACAGGTCATAAATATCACATATTTTGTTTACAGGTACACTCATGAGTAATGAATATTATCTtgacttttattttcttatcttttcATTTCTAACTAGTTTACAAGAACTTGAACAATCAAAAATACAAtctaataaatgaaaacaacttTTAGAGATACATAGGTTATGCTAAACAGGACTTCAGgtttattattaattaattaattaattattaataccaAAATCAGTAGCATGCTTTGTGGCAAGCCCTGTGGTCAGAGTAAAGTcaaaatcggcttcaagtcgcagccgatgatgacatcattacgatttggaattgaatttgttcTTATTCATTCAGGGAGGCTTGAACTTGACTGAATTtagatttcagtagtcctaccactattctgaactctgatccaTAACATTTTATTAGGTGGAATGTCCATAACAAATGTtatcacaatttctttgaaatttgaatCGCATAGTGTAAGCCGGGCTTAACACTTAATTAGGAGGTGTGTGCCACTAGGAAGGAAAATGTGTTAAAATCCCTACAATGCACTTGCTACACAACGCAACATTCTCATATTAAGCTCCTGGTCATTCACTTTGGGGAAGTGAAACAATGGATTTACTGAATGAAATATCTGATATTAAAGCACACTGTATCTTACAAGACTTACTAATGATTATACAGTGCAttccacaaaaaaatgaaatcaagaaaTCTCCATTTCTTAGCATGATAACAAACACAATAGAAAAATGACTGATCTTTTTgtaaagggagggagggaggatgaatgaaagaataaataaatgattgaattttttaaaaaaataagtaaaaaaatgaatgaataaattgaaaatgaatgaatgaatgcatgatttgaataaataaatgagggaatcaaaaaattaaaatgaatgaatgaatacaatgcatgcatgcatgaatgaatgaatgaatgaatgaatgcatgattgaaatttaaaaaataataagttcgttaaaaaaaacaatggatggatggattggtggaaaaatgaataaactgaaatttaaaaaaaaaatgaagttcaaGCTGAATCTTACAAAAATATGTCCTTCCTGTCTGCAGAGTGTCTGGCATCTCTTCAACATCTCACCCCTTTGAGAAGGAGAGCTTACAAAGTTTAGGACCAAACTCAGAACTATGATGTCATAGACATCAGACTCcccaacctacatgtatgtgtaaaacAATCAAATCTCAATGAATGCTCAACATTAATACATCACAGTTATCAAACTTTGCATTGTAGACGGAGAGGGAAGTCTAAaatgtggaagcgccgtggtgtaacggttctgactctcgccttgtaatcagagggtcgtgtgttcgaatcccaccatggcctagcgtcctttggcaaggcgtcaattcacaatttgccactctccacccaggtgttaaatgggtacccggtaggatgcgaaagcctatatagtatgcctagcaatcaagtcttggaactcttgttggaatgctccccagggagtggagaaggtgcatacattgtatgcgggcatgcaaggatccgatgaccggggtaataatatatctgtaaagcgcttagagacgtcgctccgatgtgttaagcgctatataaatgcggaatattattattattattaaaatatacatttcattaatgaacaaaaattaacaatttGTATGATTGTtcagcaaaatatatatatatatatagcatatAATTACTAAACTATAAAATTGCTATTTACTTAACCATGGAACCTCACACTGATACAAAGAATGTCTCCATCCAATGATATGTCTGGAGCTGATGATAGGAATTATTCTTCAAAGTTCAAGGTTTGGCTGCTTTGGTGTACAGTATGTTTACTACTTTTCTTTATTCAGTTTATTCATGATTTCAGTTTCTCTTATGTAAAGCAATGACCatattcagatatgaatattaaatGGTTCATCTAAATATTTGATACTAGTACCTTAAAGTCAAAGAAATCTGATTTGATGATGCCTTCACACTGTGGATTTAGATCAATGGCCTCTGCATCCAACCATTTACTTTGTTTGGAGTAATTCTCCTGCAGGGCCCCAACATCCAGTAAACATAACTTTGATCCCTGAAAAGATATGGTGTTCAATTAAAAAGTCGGcgtaaataataatacatgtacatggtattCGTATAGCGCACACATCCACGTTGTTACGAGCTCAAGGCGCTTCCTATTACCCTGCCTatgctagtctaccgattcagTTGCTCACGGCTTTTTGAGTAAATACTTTCTGTCTGTACCCAGGCATTTACCGCAGCAGatttgagtgcagcacattgttgATCCATTAAAGAAACCCCCGTCCCATTTCAACTAAAATGGGAAACACAATTTATAAATGATTGGGAGGGGTGGAAAAATTATAAACACTTCTAACAAGATCCGTGACACATTTTTGAGCGGTAATAAATTTCTTAATACTCCAATTATGTAATTATGCCAATGATTAGTGCACGCACAGTGCGcataatattttctttgacaTAACAAATGCTTCTATTGGTTTAAAAACTGCCAatataaaatgtgttttgattgtaaaaaaatgtgtgttttgGAGACGAGAAAGGGGCATCCATTACAGTGATAAGAACatgttaagaagattttcagaatttgcaatgatttttgCGTCTTCCTATCTCTGTGagaaagataaaatatataagaaCAGAGATTAGAATGTTTTCAGAATATCACCTCTGGTAAAGTTACCTTTGGTGCTCGGATATTAGCTTCCTTGAGCTTTTgcagcaccc
Proteins encoded in this window:
- the LOC129259191 gene encoding uncharacterized protein LOC129259191 isoform X2, which gives rise to MNLASQNNESSKFMKRKVISRLHTIMKDIDKVKQDTTISSDEKKMKIKQLELKIEEGSKLCLLDVGALQENYSKQSKWLDAEAIDLNPQCEGIIKSDFFDFKVGESDVYDIIVLSLVLNFVSSPSQRGEMLKRCQTLCRQEGHIFIMLPRACLDNSRYFDHTLFEQMMESLNFDLVAKHDSKKLSFLMFRKAEKRKEGKTSFHKREVRNGTRCNNFCIVMR
- the LOC129259191 gene encoding uncharacterized protein LOC129259191 isoform X1; translated protein: MNLASQNNESSKFMKRKVISRLHTIMKDIDKVKQDTTISSDEKKMKIKQLELKIEELGGLHAYQQSSLLGEHLHGNINTSKWVLQKLKEANIRAPKGSKLCLLDVGALQENYSKQSKWLDAEAIDLNPQCEGIIKSDFFDFKVGESDVYDIIVLSLVLNFVSSPSQRGEMLKRCQTLCRQEGHIFIMLPRACLDNSRYFDHTLFEQMMESLNFDLVAKHDSKKLSFLMFRKAEKRKEGKTSFHKREVRNGTRCNNFCIVMR